The Maylandia zebra isolate NMK-2024a linkage group LG7, Mzebra_GT3a, whole genome shotgun sequence genome contains a region encoding:
- the LOC112430004 gene encoding uncharacterized protein LOC112430004 — protein MLLKAKLGGVQKFVRVSEPSLKEFLIAAFAKFGAPAVTEGVKVFDSSGTELDEDVFENIVTDPSTGVLTIKYETGLETSVAEVSPEQFQLSSPHSSDSQDTVILSDSPLRKRQKLDAEAKQLVESILTSKPGGERIINEYNWTKSLVDETRRKMVNILVADMTEKNGTSPPRQVKEMYARGIVTFFPYLSDPYSKNGYEHYYDGESGTGYLAWRIKTIQRCTAKERRLTSEAPGDGSSGEDQCGGPTVRRELQFVTENVLSEDECKEAISLMKHSADEDTVKKKMKLTFVYRHNMVLDPLLSSNILSVFPRFKDIKGLIEQDFVLMFGEDVSGRLLERWPTTFKRKIIQQGRKLPSTSDLEELLLAADSPEDATEVNADIGWDSDLSAILLLLHLIPPSGQGRKRPGKVSASQAERHLVVFKKTGTNIQEHLDAITTSTQPYLLAVGVKKHDIHQFFIILDKNAIPCKSTSSLGAFDELFKAHFVFGTSYNTMLHNMYTFIQTTVYNIDVGKIKESPRVAEIRTRLLL, from the exons ATGCTGCTTAAAGCAAAACTTGGAGGTGTGCAGAAATTTGTTAGAGTATCTGAGCCAAGCCTTAAGGAGTTTTTGATTGCCG CATTTGCAAAGTTTGGTGCGCCAGCCGTAACAGAAGGAGTGAAAGTTTTTGATAGTTCAGGGACTGAGTTGGATGAGGATGTGTTTGAGAATATAGTAACAGATCCCTCAACCGGGGTACTAACCATCAAATATGAAACAG GTCTGGAAACATCTGTTGCAGAAGTGTCTCCTGAGCAGTTCCAGTTATCATCGCCACATTCATCAGATTCACAGGATACGGTCATCCTTTCAGACAGCCCTTTGAGGAAACGTCAGAAGCTGGATGCAGAAGCTAAGCAA TTGGTGGAATCCATTCTCACAAGCAAACCTGGTGGAGAACGTATAATAAATGAGTACAATTGGACCAAGTCCCTGGTGGATGAAACCAGAAGAAAAATGGTCAACATACTGGTAGCTgacatgacagaaaaaaatgg TACATCACCACCACGGCAGGTAAAAGAAATGTATGCCAGAGGAATTGTAACCTTTTTCCCTTACCTCAGTGACCCGTACTCAAAAAATGGCTAT GAACATTATTATGATGGCGAGAGTGGCACTGGGTACTTGGCCTGGAGGATTAAAACCATACAGAGATGCACTGCTAAAGAGAGGCGATTAACATCTGAAG CACCAGGAGATGGATCATCGGGTGAAGACCAGTGTGGTGGACCAACTGTCAGACGAGAGTTGCAGTTTGTTACAGAGAACGTGCTGAGTGAGGATGAGTGCAAGGAAGCAATCTCTCTGATGAAACATTCAGCTGATGAAGACACAgtcaagaagaagatgaagtTGACATTTGTTTATCGACACAACATGGTCCTTGACCCCCTGCTGTCAAGCAACATACTGTCTGTGTTTCCACGTTTCAAAGATATCAAAGGCTTG ATCGAACAGGATTTTGTACTGATGTTTGGTGAGGATGTATCAGGCAGGTTGCTGGAGAGGTGGCCAACAACATTCAAAAGAAAGATTATCCAACAAGGCAGAAAGCTTCCTTCTACCAGTGACCTGGAAGAACTCTTGCTGGCAGCTGACTCACCTGAGGATGCCACTGAAGTTAATGCTGACATTG gctgGGACAGTGACCTCTCAGCGATTCTATTGCTATTACATTTGATTCCACCATCTGGTCAGGGTCGGAAGAGACCAGGAAAGGTGTCAGCTTCTCAAGCAGAAAGGCATCTTGTGGTCTTCAAGaag ACTGGAACAAATATCCAAGAGCACCTTGATGCCATCACTACCAGCACTCAACCCTACCTCCTGGCTGTTGGGGTGAAAAAGCATGACATCCACCAGTTCTTCATTATTCTTGACAAGAATGCCATACCATGCAAGTCTACCTCTTCACTTGGTGCTTTTGATGAACTGTTTAAAGCACATTTTGTGTTTGGCACATCTTACAACACCATGCTTCACAACATGTACACATTCATCCAAACCACTGTGTACAATATAGATGTTGGCAAAATCAAAGAAAGTCCCAGAGTTGCTGAAATAAGGACAAGGTTGCTTCTTTAG
- the LOC112430075 gene encoding uncharacterized protein LOC112430075, which translates to MPRVPHRGLKKTAATLLTAQPGPAAPASALASQATAAPVAVAPAPPPRATQATAPMASLTSLPVQTKHPFPVPQGIPITVSEPESGATAQKDNEPPEPATSATAPEHATALQTESKTAADPASKTITADQASQTTMAADPASQTTTADPASQTTTADQASQTTTADPTTTADPASQTTTAADPASQTTTADPTTTADPASQTTTADPASQTTAPNATTTQASAPQITAQQSTAQTIEPTVAEKYIMDAWAGKSPHILLSRIGAYKLFYWDIQQIGPDMELESESINAYLEIMVRQCNRHNSAKAAFIDSFSMTAIWKRKAPRLKIKPMEHEVILGIVNEHHHWTLVVIY; encoded by the exons ACAGCACAACCAGGTCCAGCAGCACCAGCATCTGCTCTAGCTTCACAGGCTACAGCAGCACCAGTGGCGGTAGCACCAGCACCTCCTCCTAGAGCTACACAGGCTACAGCACCAATGGCATCACTTACATCACTACCAGTTCAAACTAAACATCCATTTCCAGTTCCACAAGGTATACCAATAACGGTATCAGAACCAGAGTCAGGAGCAACAGCACAGAAAGACAACGAACCACCAGAACCAGCCACAAGTGCTACAGCACCAGAACACGCTACAGCTCTACAAACCGAATCCAAAACAGCAGCCGACCCAGCCTCAAAGACCATAACAGCAGACCAGGCCTCACAGACCACAATGGCAGCAGACCCAGCCTCACAAACCACAACAGCAGACCCAGCCTCACAAACCACAACAGCAGACCAGGCCTCACAGACCACAACGGCAGACCCGACCACAACAGCAGACCCAGCCTCACAgaccacaacagcagcagaccCAGCCTCACAAACCACAACAGCAGACCCGACCACAACTGCAGACCCAGCCTCACAAACCACAACAGCAGACCCAGCCTCACAGACCACAGCTCCAAATGCTACAACCACACAAGCCTCAGCTCCACAGATTACAGCCCAGCAATCTACAGCACAAACCATAGAACCAACAGTTGCagagaaat ATATAATGGATGCCTGGGCTGGAAAGAGTCCTCACATTCTACTCTCCAGAATTGGTGCTTACAAATTATTCTACTGGGATATCCAACAAATTGGTCCAGACATGGAGTTGGAAAGTGAG TCTATTAATGCATATCTTGAGATCATGGTGAGACAATGCAATCGTCATAATTCAGCAAAAGCAGCATTCATTGATTCATTTTCAATGActgccatttggaagagaaagGCTCCAAGACTCAAG ATCAAACCCATGGAGCATGAAGTCATTCTGGGAATTGTAAATGAACATCATCACTGGACATTAGTG GTCATTTACTAA